A DNA window from Iodobacter ciconiae contains the following coding sequences:
- a CDS encoding acetyl-CoA C-acyltransferase, producing the protein MSRQIQEAYIVAATRSPVGKAPRGMLRNVRPDDLLAHVLKSAMAQVPQLDPKLIEDVIVGCAMPEAEQGMNIARMAVLLAGLPDTVGGVTINRFCSSGVNAIAMAADKIRLGEADVMIAAGTESMSQVPMMGNKISLNPEIFTKNENLGIAFGMGLTAEKVAEQWNVSREDQDAFAVESNRRALHAIATGEFKDEISPLEVFARTPNLATGEVEVTSKICDTDEGPRAGTTMEGLAKLKTVFAAKGSVTAGNSSQMSDGAGAVILVSERILKQFNLVPLARYVTFAVKGVPAHIMGIGPKEAIPAALKLAGLTLDDLGWIELNEAFAAQALAVARDLNLDMSKVNPLGGAIALGHPLGATGAIRAATIVHGMRRHGMAGKYGMISMCIGTGMGAAGIIQSL; encoded by the coding sequence ATGAGCAGACAGATTCAAGAAGCTTATATCGTTGCTGCCACGCGCAGCCCGGTTGGTAAAGCACCGCGCGGTATGCTGCGCAATGTTCGCCCGGATGATTTGCTGGCCCATGTATTAAAGAGTGCGATGGCTCAAGTGCCTCAGCTTGATCCTAAGCTGATCGAAGACGTGATTGTTGGTTGCGCCATGCCAGAAGCCGAGCAGGGGATGAATATTGCCCGCATGGCTGTGCTGCTGGCGGGTTTGCCAGATACGGTCGGTGGTGTAACCATCAATCGTTTCTGCTCCTCGGGCGTGAATGCCATTGCTATGGCTGCGGATAAGATTCGCTTGGGCGAAGCCGATGTGATGATCGCGGCAGGTACAGAAAGCATGTCGCAAGTGCCAATGATGGGAAATAAAATCTCCCTCAATCCTGAAATTTTCACTAAAAACGAAAATCTGGGCATTGCCTTCGGGATGGGCCTGACGGCAGAAAAAGTAGCCGAGCAGTGGAATGTATCCCGTGAAGATCAGGATGCATTTGCGGTGGAATCCAATCGCCGTGCCCTGCATGCGATTGCCACAGGCGAATTCAAAGACGAAATCAGCCCGCTGGAAGTATTTGCACGCACGCCTAATCTGGCAACTGGCGAAGTTGAAGTCACCAGCAAAATTTGCGATACCGACGAAGGCCCACGCGCTGGCACTACCATGGAAGGCCTGGCTAAGCTCAAAACCGTATTCGCAGCTAAAGGCTCAGTCACAGCGGGTAACAGCTCGCAAATGTCCGATGGCGCCGGTGCGGTGATTCTGGTTTCTGAGCGCATTCTGAAGCAATTTAACCTTGTGCCTTTGGCGCGTTATGTAACCTTTGCCGTAAAAGGTGTGCCTGCGCACATTATGGGGATTGGCCCGAAAGAAGCCATTCCGGCTGCACTGAAGTTAGCTGGCCTGACGCTGGATGATCTGGGTTGGATCGAGCTGAACGAAGCCTTTGCCGCGCAAGCGCTGGCTGTTGCACGTGATCTTAACCTGGATATGAGCAAGGTGAATCCACTGGGCGGCGCGATTGCTTTAGGCCACCCGCTGGGTGCAACCGGCGCGATTCGTGCGGCAACTATCGTGCATGGTATGCGCCGTCACGGTATGGCTGGCAAATACGGCATGATTTCCATGTGTATCGGTACCGGTATGGGCGCGGCAGGGATTATTCAATCCTTGTAA